In Candidatus Nitrosarchaeum limnium SFB1, the following proteins share a genomic window:
- a CDS encoding glycosyltransferase family 28 protein — protein MTDVNFFSSPIGLGHITRDIAIANNFQNISTKFVTGGGAAKILKSLEFKVEDKYTPPQFVVENGVLKNSTRWLWNYYQYYKKCKKIAKKIIEDDNPKLVLSDEDFASLTVAQEEKIPTVLITDIVQTNFVSGITSFIEKKMNKSMQNIIKKSDVVIIPENGHDEGNIKRVGPIVRQTNFSREELRKKLSFDKKTVVVSIGGTNAGLFLIEKTLETIAKLNQDVDVIVVSGPSLSKKFDDSIKNLGFVDNLHEIIFAADLIVSLAGKSTIDESKAYGTPGIFIPIKGHFEQEDNARGEGFVFDDINKLDKLILEKLEQKRNPVETRGAINAYNIIKKLIN, from the coding sequence ATGACAGATGTGAATTTTTTTTCCAGTCCTATAGGATTAGGGCATATAACTAGAGATATTGCAATTGCAAATAATTTTCAAAACATATCAACAAAATTTGTAACGGGGGGCGGAGCTGCAAAAATTCTAAAGAGTCTAGAATTCAAAGTAGAAGACAAATACACACCTCCACAATTTGTTGTAGAAAATGGAGTACTAAAAAATTCGACTAGATGGTTATGGAATTATTATCAATATTACAAAAAATGTAAAAAAATAGCTAAAAAAATCATTGAAGATGATAATCCAAAATTAGTTCTTAGTGATGAAGATTTTGCATCACTTACAGTAGCTCAAGAAGAAAAAATACCCACAGTTTTGATTACAGACATAGTACAAACAAATTTTGTAAGTGGAATAACATCATTTATTGAAAAAAAGATGAACAAATCAATGCAGAATATTATAAAAAAGAGTGATGTTGTAATTATCCCTGAAAATGGTCATGATGAAGGCAATATCAAAAGAGTAGGTCCAATTGTAAGGCAAACAAATTTTTCAAGAGAAGAACTACGGAAAAAACTATCATTTGATAAAAAAACAGTAGTGGTTTCAATAGGCGGAACTAATGCAGGACTATTTCTAATTGAAAAAACTTTAGAAACAATTGCAAAATTAAATCAGGACGTAGATGTGATTGTTGTTTCAGGTCCATCATTGAGTAAAAAATTTGATGATTCCATAAAGAATTTGGGATTTGTAGATAATCTTCATGAGATAATTTTTGCAGCTGATCTAATAGTATCGCTTGCAGGCAAGTCAACTATTGACGAATCAAAAGCATATGGAACTCCAGGTATTTTTATTCCGATAAAGGGACATTTTGAGCAAGAAGATAATGCTAGAGGGGAAGGATTTGTTTTTGATGACATTAACAAATTAGACAAGTTAATTTTAGAAAAATTAGAGCAGAAACGAAATCCTGTTGAAACTAGAGGTGCGATTAACGCATACAACATAATAAAAAAATTAATCAACTGA
- a CDS encoding methyltransferase type 11: MNYNKEFWDTYANENEAKFNEEFSKFVRDLAISLRCTSVLEIGCGTGIDLRLFPETVDVFGVDLNDMALSIAKKNGPKFNFNKSSITNLPFKDSSVDFVFTHQLLNYLDDDILEKGISEMYRIAGKYIMNCEKYDETEKQIDDNSKFRNMQKRWMHHKVRVISNVDMHEEIEPDKSRFTLLRKL; this comes from the coding sequence ATGAACTACAATAAGGAATTTTGGGACACATATGCAAATGAAAATGAGGCCAAATTCAATGAGGAATTTTCAAAATTTGTAAGAGATTTAGCTATTTCTTTGCGTTGCACATCAGTATTAGAGATAGGATGTGGTACAGGAATTGATTTAAGATTATTTCCAGAAACAGTTGATGTTTTTGGTGTGGATTTAAATGATATGGCATTAAGTATCGCAAAAAAAAATGGACCTAAATTTAATTTCAACAAGTCATCAATTACAAATTTACCATTTAAAGACTCCTCAGTTGATTTTGTTTTTACTCATCAACTTTTGAATTATCTTGATGACGATATTTTAGAAAAAGGAATTTCTGAAATGTACAGAATTGCAGGAAAATACATCATGAATTGTGAAAAATATGACGAGACAGAAAAGCAGATTGATGATAATTCAAAATTTCGGAATATGCAAAAAAGATGGATGCATCACAAAGTCAGAGTCATCAGTAATGTTGACATGCATGAAGAAATCGAACCAGATAAAAGTAGATTTACGCTTCTAAGAAAACTTTAG
- a CDS encoding hypothetical protein (hypothetical protein Nmar_0188) codes for MTVIPMDIKEGMGVGTTFRIIGDFSGKRLEWDCETTEFVRNERISAKQIEGPFKHWKITNEFKSLGANLTKVTMSVDYAMPFGPLGAILDKAKFAKSAERGMETALYNVRGLLEGNGSIPVYITLDAYQKLLAEKKKMNDVPVSTALTAILEKYAEIEAKAQN; via the coding sequence ATGACAGTTATTCCTATGGATATCAAAGAGGGAATGGGTGTTGGAACTACATTTAGAATTATTGGTGACTTTAGCGGTAAACGATTAGAATGGGATTGTGAAACAACTGAATTTGTCAGAAATGAAAGAATTTCTGCAAAACAGATTGAAGGTCCATTTAAACACTGGAAAATCACTAACGAATTCAAATCTCTAGGTGCTAATTTAACCAAAGTAACCATGTCCGTAGATTATGCCATGCCATTTGGTCCATTAGGTGCAATTTTGGATAAAGCAAAATTTGCAAAGTCTGCAGAAAGAGGAATGGAAACTGCCCTCTACAATGTACGTGGATTACTTGAAGGAAATGGTTCAATTCCAGTATACATCACACTAGATGCATACCAAAAATTGCTTGCAGAAAAGAAAAAGATGAACGATGTTCCTGTTTCTACTGCACTTACTGCAATTCTTGAAAAGTATGCTGAAATTGAAGCTAAAGCTCAAAACTAA
- a CDS encoding hypothetical protein (hypothetical protein Nmar_1668): protein MISCNLKNVREWKQYCKSGYKPDDIPSHPELYYKSKGWKGFGDWLGTENPIPNQNFRNFDEAKSFVHSLKLKNFKEWQQYCNSGKRPNDIPARPEKYYKLKGWISWGNWLGTEITSRTRNHQPFSLAKEFVHHLELKNVEEWYEFCKSSKKPKDIPSNPDKKYRNMGWNGYKDWLGTNSKIKMLWA, encoded by the coding sequence ATGATTTCATGTAATCTCAAAAACGTTAGAGAATGGAAACAATATTGTAAATCTGGATACAAACCTGATGACATTCCTAGTCATCCTGAATTATACTATAAATCTAAAGGTTGGAAAGGGTTTGGAGATTGGTTAGGTACAGAAAATCCAATACCAAACCAAAATTTCAGAAATTTTGATGAAGCAAAAAGTTTTGTTCATTCATTAAAATTAAAGAATTTTAAAGAATGGCAACAATATTGTAATTCAGGAAAAAGACCTAATGATATTCCTGCAAGACCTGAAAAATACTATAAACTTAAAGGTTGGATTTCTTGGGGAAATTGGTTAGGAACTGAAATAACATCACGTACACGAAATCATCAACCATTTTCTTTAGCCAAAGAATTTGTACATCATTTAGAATTAAAAAATGTTGAAGAGTGGTATGAGTTTTGTAAATCTTCAAAAAAACCAAAAGACATTCCATCCAATCCTGACAAAAAATATCGAAATATGGGATGGAATGGATATAAAGATTGGCTAGGAACAAATTCAAAAATTAAGATGTTATGGGCATGA
- a CDS encoding CheY-like receiver, giving the protein MVLGLNYFEMAKTILVVEDDVDLLDLYEEVLQANAYNVVKATNGLEAISKYKKAQPDLVVMDGNMSEMDGYEAFSKIIKIDKDARVVIVTGYSNSDPKSKKALEQGLIAIISKPVGIDTLLDVVKKYSLHKPILKNNI; this is encoded by the coding sequence ATGGTTTTAGGGTTAAATTATTTTGAAATGGCAAAAACTATCCTAGTTGTAGAGGATGATGTTGATTTATTAGATTTGTACGAAGAGGTACTTCAAGCAAATGCGTATAATGTTGTAAAAGCTACAAATGGCCTTGAAGCAATTTCAAAATACAAAAAAGCGCAACCGGATTTAGTGGTCATGGATGGCAATATGTCTGAAATGGACGGGTATGAAGCTTTTTCAAAGATAATAAAAATTGATAAAGATGCAAGAGTGGTAATTGTGACAGGTTATTCAAATAGTGACCCAAAAAGCAAAAAAGCTTTAGAGCAAGGATTAATTGCAATTATTTCAAAACCAGTTGGAATTGACACACTATTAGATGTAGTAAAAAAATATTCTCTCCATAAACCAATTTTAAAAAATAATATTTAA
- a CDS encoding hypothetical protein (hypothetical protein Nmar_0187) has translation MMIKLRSISILFILVLTITPFFSEAYAHSMFNSAEEFLGGYRVQVATLPEFPQIGEKSQILFRVGDSDFNEVDHFTMGIRFFYNDQQIDAISPEYHKGGHYEVDYVWKNPGNHIVKVDLYDMDGNPGILTYSFNMSTQSPFGYIFIIAITIGAITLGVVVSYIYLPKLLQFKTKS, from the coding sequence ATGATGATAAAATTGCGATCTATCAGTATTCTATTTATTTTAGTATTGACGATAACTCCTTTTTTTTCTGAGGCTTATGCACATTCAATGTTTAATTCAGCTGAAGAATTTCTAGGTGGGTATAGAGTTCAAGTTGCAACATTACCTGAATTTCCACAGATAGGAGAAAAATCTCAGATCCTATTTAGAGTTGGTGATAGTGATTTTAATGAAGTAGATCATTTTACTATGGGAATTAGATTTTTTTATAATGATCAACAAATTGATGCTATCAGTCCAGAATATCACAAAGGTGGTCATTACGAGGTAGATTATGTATGGAAAAACCCAGGAAATCATATTGTAAAAGTAGATCTATATGACATGGATGGTAATCCAGGAATTCTGACCTATAGTTTTAACATGAGTACACAAAGTCCTTTCGGATATATTTTCATCATAGCAATTACGATTGGAGCGATAACATTGGGAGTAGTAGTATCTTACATTTATCTACCAAAATTATTACAGTTTAAAACTAAATCGTAG
- a CDS encoding branched-chain amino acid aminotransferase → MKEIGKIWMNRKLVPFKDAKVHVLTHALHYSTSIFEGIRCYNTPNGSAIFRLPEHVDRFFNSAKLYSMKMQFSKKEISDAIIKTVKANGLKECYIRPLAYYGFGTMGLTPTPNKVDVSIACWEWAMGEGKAGKFSGARCKVSSWIKIDSRSQPMQAKAASNYANAALARVEALENGYDEAIMLNIHGKVAEGSAENIFVVKDGIIQTPPLSAGGLEGITRDSVIQIIEENGGFVIERDLERGDLYSADEIFMTGTAAEVKSVTQIDKVIIGNAKMGKITKELQKSFSDVTMGKDERFFPWLTFI, encoded by the coding sequence ATGAAAGAAATTGGCAAAATTTGGATGAATAGAAAATTAGTACCATTCAAAGATGCCAAAGTACATGTACTTACTCATGCATTGCACTATTCAACATCAATATTTGAGGGAATTAGATGTTATAACACTCCTAATGGTTCTGCAATTTTTAGACTTCCAGAACATGTCGATAGATTTTTCAATTCAGCAAAATTGTATTCTATGAAAATGCAATTTTCCAAAAAAGAAATTTCAGATGCCATAATTAAAACAGTAAAAGCAAATGGTTTGAAAGAGTGTTACATAAGACCACTTGCATACTATGGTTTTGGTACAATGGGCCTTACACCAACTCCAAATAAAGTTGATGTCTCAATTGCTTGTTGGGAGTGGGCTATGGGTGAAGGTAAAGCAGGAAAATTCTCTGGAGCTAGATGTAAAGTTTCAAGTTGGATAAAAATAGATTCAAGATCTCAACCAATGCAAGCAAAAGCTGCATCAAACTATGCAAATGCAGCACTAGCAAGAGTTGAAGCACTTGAAAACGGATATGATGAAGCAATTATGTTAAACATACATGGAAAAGTAGCAGAAGGCAGTGCAGAAAATATTTTTGTTGTAAAAGATGGTATTATTCAAACACCACCACTTTCGGCAGGTGGGTTAGAAGGAATTACTAGAGATAGCGTTATCCAAATAATAGAGGAAAATGGAGGGTTTGTAATAGAAAGAGATCTTGAAAGAGGAGACTTGTATTCAGCAGATGAGATATTTATGACAGGCACAGCGGCAGAAGTAAAATCAGTAACACAAATCGATAAAGTAATCATAGGTAATGCAAAAATGGGAAAAATTACAAAGGAATTACAAAAATCATTTTCAGATGTCACTATGGGAAAAGATGAAAGATTTTTCCCATGGTTAACATTTATCTAA
- a CDS encoding hypothetical protein (hypothetical protein GZ9C4_19), with the protein MDILLDSLRKSVEHLQIIDEVLSTQTFPERAEYDRIKQEIQNLNISDPDVVFTNLLYVGGKKAGKKGYQRQMILNDILEYVFFGREYYFMDGSVERKKIFLKILLYVINLLLIIDSLTVNVSLRNAVLNALESKLGTSFFKEDEMKTLHAALKSYDGPIGFPTRDDSLPDEINVLLNSLSGERDNRNRLNDYYDSLLPKTGGGLWNELIVYFYLLRRTSVYIIPLLLTQRIFSKDDMLKPPDYLVIDKQQKLFGIEVGGGKETQSGNFASKTGATMVTTQNTNVPPRCPICGKWLLFCPKVIDDCTQIEVNPLLRIKKEVRCVEECNLFSKDDIIAGKCPYTQYHGKVSDNTKNSSQQTIKFDSEYHYHYSCILAIQDLTAINKIKQQKVANRQTGITVLKTDYPYVSGIDVLEKLDRHEISCYGKYPNLDPENCKKCDYLADCQKLTKTTDMLNSVPLSDEQKNKLKEIW; encoded by the coding sequence GTGGATATTCTTTTAGATTCTCTTAGAAAATCCGTTGAACATTTACAGATAATAGATGAGGTATTGTCTACTCAGACTTTTCCTGAAAGAGCAGAATATGATAGAATCAAACAAGAAATTCAAAATTTGAATATTTCTGATCCTGATGTTGTGTTTACAAATCTTTTGTATGTAGGTGGAAAAAAAGCTGGAAAAAAGGGATATCAACGTCAAATGATTCTAAATGATATTTTAGAATATGTGTTCTTTGGACGTGAATATTATTTTATGGATGGGAGTGTCGAAAGAAAGAAAATTTTTCTTAAAATTCTCCTTTATGTGATTAATCTTTTATTGATTATAGATTCATTGACTGTAAATGTTTCACTACGTAATGCTGTACTAAATGCACTTGAATCCAAACTTGGTACATCTTTTTTTAAAGAAGATGAAATGAAAACATTACACGCTGCTTTAAAGTCCTATGATGGTCCAATAGGCTTTCCAACAAGAGATGATTCTTTACCAGATGAAATTAATGTTTTATTAAATTCTCTTTCTGGAGAGAGGGATAATCGTAATAGACTAAATGATTACTATGATTCACTTCTTCCTAAAACAGGAGGTGGATTATGGAATGAACTAATTGTTTATTTTTATTTGTTGAGAAGAACATCTGTATACATTATCCCTTTATTGCTAACTCAAAGAATTTTTTCCAAAGATGATATGTTAAAACCTCCTGATTATTTAGTGATTGATAAACAACAAAAATTATTTGGAATTGAAGTAGGAGGAGGAAAAGAAACCCAATCTGGAAATTTTGCAAGTAAAACTGGTGCTACTATGGTCACTACTCAGAATACTAATGTTCCACCACGATGCCCAATTTGTGGTAAATGGTTATTATTTTGTCCCAAAGTAATCGATGATTGTACACAAATTGAAGTAAATCCTCTTTTGAGAATAAAAAAAGAAGTGAGATGTGTTGAAGAATGTAATTTGTTTTCAAAAGATGATATTATTGCAGGTAAATGTCCATATACTCAATATCATGGAAAAGTTTCTGATAATACCAAAAACTCTAGCCAACAAACTATAAAATTTGATTCAGAATATCATTATCATTATTCATGTATTCTTGCTATTCAAGATCTTACGGCAATTAATAAAATAAAACAACAAAAAGTAGCTAATAGGCAAACTGGTATAACTGTACTTAAAACTGATTATCCATATGTTAGTGGAATTGATGTTTTAGAAAAGCTTGATAGACATGAAATTTCTTGTTACGGAAAATATCCAAATTTAGACCCTGAAAACTGTAAAAAATGTGATTATCTTGCTGATTGTCAGAAATTAACTAAAACAACAGATATGTTAAATTCTGTACCATTATCAGATGAACAAAAAAATAAATTAAAAGAAATATGGTGA
- a CDS encoding aspartate/glutamate/uridylate kinase, producing the protein MSIPLILDRINDLKKDSKIIAVFSAPLTMQNEKKCSLTDVILEQGKKVEHGNKADLQIIKSCYQKILKFVNSENMKDCQNTIDEFLKKAEKALDEGLQKKEFAEEIRSRSLAFSGEILMSHVMNYILRSNGIKSDAVSYDDWPIITDHNIESTNFLASKSRENLEKTAKLVEDNQVVTMGGFIGKTPDGITTTYERGGSDRTAADLGILFHKKYETRIDFEKDSSVVSADPKIVDEGLAEVDQLSYNEARLAGMFGMKILDPIAIKEIVENGVDMPIIVTNMKDPSKTTTIKRIPDSKNGHPIKIVTGKENCAIFKIETNSAQKLLISLEKDKRYSEYVILSPFTKDGVEFSRILFLDGDYVKRNEKYFLGFDPLASITYNRGVITLIGDEMWRVQQVASRTSAKIGEAGLNILNMDAQEETSRIIIVIEDSKDSIRKAINAVHKEKSKINFI; encoded by the coding sequence ATGTCCATTCCACTAATTTTAGACCGAATTAATGATTTGAAAAAAGATTCTAAAATAATAGCTGTTTTTTCAGCCCCACTTACAATGCAAAATGAAAAAAAGTGTTCACTTACAGATGTTATTTTAGAACAAGGAAAAAAGGTCGAGCATGGAAATAAAGCAGATTTACAAATCATAAAATCATGTTATCAGAAAATTCTAAAATTTGTAAATTCTGAAAATATGAAAGATTGTCAAAATACAATAGATGAATTCCTAAAAAAAGCAGAAAAAGCACTAGATGAGGGTCTACAAAAAAAGGAATTTGCAGAAGAGATACGCTCACGCTCACTTGCGTTTTCAGGCGAGATATTGATGTCTCATGTAATGAATTACATTCTACGAAGTAATGGGATTAAATCAGATGCAGTAAGTTACGATGATTGGCCAATAATTACAGATCATAATATAGAATCAACAAATTTTCTGGCATCAAAATCTAGAGAAAATCTTGAAAAGACGGCTAAATTAGTTGAAGATAATCAAGTAGTTACAATGGGGGGTTTCATAGGTAAGACTCCAGATGGTATTACCACGACATATGAAAGAGGAGGTTCGGATAGAACTGCAGCAGATCTTGGAATATTATTTCATAAAAAATATGAAACTAGAATAGATTTTGAAAAAGACAGCTCCGTAGTATCGGCTGATCCAAAGATCGTAGATGAAGGATTGGCAGAGGTTGATCAATTATCATACAATGAAGCAAGACTTGCAGGAATGTTTGGAATGAAGATTTTAGATCCAATTGCAATTAAAGAAATTGTAGAAAATGGGGTAGACATGCCAATAATTGTTACAAATATGAAAGATCCTTCAAAGACTACAACAATCAAAAGAATTCCAGATAGTAAAAACGGTCACCCAATCAAGATAGTAACGGGTAAAGAAAACTGTGCAATTTTTAAAATTGAAACAAATTCAGCTCAAAAATTACTAATATCACTTGAAAAAGACAAACGATACAGCGAATATGTGATATTATCTCCATTTACAAAAGATGGGGTTGAATTTTCAAGAATATTATTTTTGGACGGAGATTATGTAAAAAGAAATGAAAAGTATTTTCTTGGATTTGATCCACTTGCATCAATTACATACAACAGAGGAGTCATCACATTGATTGGCGATGAGATGTGGAGGGTACAACAAGTAGCATCAAGGACTAGTGCAAAAATTGGTGAAGCAGGATTAAACATTTTGAATATGGATGCACAAGAAGAGACGTCAAGAATAATTATTGTGATTGAAGATTCCAAAGACAGTATTAGAAAGGCAATAAATGCAGTTCATAAAGAAAAATCTAAGATTAATTTTATTTAA
- a CDS encoding DNA modification methylase → MQKTENMSKIKLFTLKEAAAYMGKSIHNISYLITYGRINKYSQTGKIVKKINNGITYVSKKELDNYSKQWSNQLKQRRDLLKIKDQELAFYHLSEKERTKHIHRLHPYLGKFIPQLVEYYLQKYFKVEDLILDPFMGSGTTLAVCSELGMKSIGIDISEFNCMIARAKLEHYDLEKVSKEIDKIYNQTKIFSDNWNLHYKITDPIIKNNDYLNSWFAKRSLAEISFYKSKISEYEYQDILKIILTRAARSSRLVHHYDIATPRIPIKEGESYTCRKHLNKLCMPLDRAIGKIKIYSNDTKRRIQEFSELRQTDNFQILHNDSRTIDLQNNIYDKWKNKKIDGIFTSPPYVGQIDYHEQHRYAYEIFGIPRDDDKEIGRKKLGKSKSAHIKYQTGISEVFANVIKAMNPESKIFIVANDKFNLYPKIIKDAGLEQIGFRERPVEARAEGDKAAYSEKIFECGIAKP, encoded by the coding sequence ATGCAAAAAACTGAGAATATGTCAAAAATCAAACTTTTCACACTTAAAGAAGCAGCGGCATACATGGGAAAATCAATACATAATATCTCCTATTTGATTACTTATGGAAGAATAAACAAATATTCTCAAACAGGAAAAATTGTTAAAAAAATTAACAATGGTATTACATATGTTTCAAAAAAAGAACTAGATAATTATTCCAAACAATGGAGCAATCAACTAAAACAAAGAAGAGATTTACTAAAAATTAAAGATCAAGAATTAGCATTTTATCACCTTTCAGAAAAAGAACGTACAAAGCACATACATAGACTACATCCATATCTTGGAAAATTCATTCCGCAATTGGTAGAATATTATTTACAAAAATATTTCAAAGTAGAAGATTTAATTTTAGACCCTTTCATGGGTAGTGGAACTACTCTTGCAGTATGCTCAGAATTAGGCATGAAATCTATTGGAATCGACATATCTGAATTCAATTGCATGATTGCAAGAGCAAAATTAGAACATTATGATCTGGAAAAGGTTTCAAAAGAAATTGACAAAATTTATAATCAAACAAAAATATTTTCAGATAACTGGAATTTACATTATAAAATCACGGATCCAATTATTAAAAATAATGATTATCTCAATTCATGGTTTGCTAAAAGATCACTTGCAGAGATTTCGTTTTATAAAAGTAAAATTTCTGAATATGAATATCAAGATATTCTAAAAATTATTTTAACCCGGGCAGCAAGATCCTCAAGACTAGTACATCATTATGATATTGCAACACCTAGAATTCCAATCAAAGAAGGGGAATCCTACACATGTAGAAAGCATCTGAATAAACTTTGTATGCCATTAGATAGAGCAATTGGTAAAATCAAAATATACAGTAATGACACAAAAAGAAGAATCCAAGAATTTTCTGAGCTACGGCAAACAGACAATTTTCAAATTTTACATAATGATTCTAGAACAATTGATTTACAAAATAATATTTATGATAAATGGAAAAACAAAAAAATTGATGGTATATTTACGTCTCCACCATATGTTGGTCAAATAGATTATCACGAACAACATAGATATGCTTATGAGATATTTGGAATTCCACGAGATGATGATAAGGAAATTGGAAGAAAAAAGCTTGGAAAAAGTAAAAGTGCTCATATAAAATATCAGACAGGAATATCTGAAGTTTTTGCAAATGTTATTAAAGCAATGAACCCTGAATCTAAAATCTTTATTGTAGCTAATGATAAGTTTAATCTCTATCCAAAAATTATCAAAGATGCAGGTTTGGAGCAAATTGGCTTCAGAGAGCGGCCAGTTGAGGCACGTGCAGAAGGCGATAAAGCAGCATATTCTGAGAAAATTTTTGAATGTGGCATTGCAAAACCATAG
- a CDS encoding histidine kinase, with protein sequence MILPGILLGISIVLTLKLFKQGNSQFNAFVFFTIGASLWFIAEQIWTIYDVYHTDPFPSIADIFYLSAYPFFIIFFLISLKPIRKNISKKIWLFSFILSFAFCIPSIVACLDSLQTNDSLDVTAKSIALSYPILSSFQLVPVVVGIMFLAKKDVSYFWMLLLFGFLIYCISDTFFLFSQLNNSYYDGHPVDVMYLYSFTFLIYALYNRLKLTNNSDIESQEMFTDKIKFETITKFGIPLTLMMFSLIVIISLISAFYYNFDNEFSVDYVVPGVIVMIAIFFAIIFILNKNMTRFVQMKTNELEEQKNNLTHIIDKKTQELLKAERLSTIGELSGRLAHDLRNPLSVIKISLDLLKQSPADTKISDDVTTKRLELIESSVERISHQIDDVLDYVRNSPLKLSRRSIRKIILGSIEKISVPHNIKILVSGLDAEINCDYIKIDAAFINLILNSIQANPEGGTIEIKIKSDHDDVIIDFIDSGSGIPDEVMNQIFEPLFTTKQQGTGLGLASCKNIVELHKGKITVKNNPTTFTVRLPKNLES encoded by the coding sequence TTGATTCTACCAGGAATATTGCTTGGAATTTCAATCGTTCTTACCCTCAAATTATTTAAACAAGGCAACTCTCAATTTAACGCATTTGTATTTTTTACAATAGGTGCTTCACTTTGGTTTATCGCTGAACAGATATGGACAATTTACGATGTATATCATACAGATCCATTTCCTTCCATAGCTGATATTTTCTATCTTAGTGCATATCCATTTTTCATTATTTTCTTTTTAATTTCACTAAAACCTATTCGTAAAAATATTTCGAAAAAAATTTGGTTATTTTCATTCATACTGTCTTTTGCATTTTGTATTCCTTCAATAGTTGCTTGTTTGGATTCATTACAAACTAATGATAGTTTAGATGTTACTGCAAAATCTATCGCATTATCTTATCCAATACTCTCTTCATTTCAATTAGTTCCTGTAGTTGTTGGGATTATGTTTCTGGCAAAAAAAGATGTAAGCTATTTCTGGATGTTACTACTCTTTGGCTTTTTAATTTATTGCATATCTGACACGTTCTTTCTTTTTTCACAATTAAACAATTCATACTATGATGGGCATCCAGTAGATGTGATGTATTTGTATAGCTTTACCTTTTTGATATATGCGTTATACAATCGTTTAAAGCTAACCAATAATTCTGATATTGAAAGTCAGGAGATGTTTACTGATAAAATAAAATTTGAAACAATCACCAAATTTGGAATACCTCTAACATTGATGATGTTTTCATTAATTGTAATTATTTCTTTGATTAGTGCATTCTATTATAATTTTGACAATGAATTTTCTGTTGATTATGTTGTACCAGGAGTAATAGTAATGATTGCAATATTTTTTGCAATAATTTTCATACTTAACAAAAATATGACCAGATTTGTTCAAATGAAAACAAACGAACTTGAAGAACAAAAAAATAATCTGACACACATCATTGATAAAAAGACACAAGAATTACTAAAAGCAGAGAGACTTTCTACAATAGGAGAATTATCGGGGCGTCTAGCTCATGATTTGAGAAATCCATTATCTGTCATAAAAATATCACTTGATTTACTAAAACAAAGTCCAGCAGATACTAAAATCTCCGATGATGTAACTACTAAAAGACTTGAACTAATTGAGTCAAGTGTTGAACGAATATCTCATCAAATAGATGATGTTTTAGATTATGTAAGAAATTCTCCATTAAAATTAAGTAGAAGATCTATTAGAAAAATTATTTTAGGCTCCATAGAAAAAATTTCTGTTCCTCATAACATCAAAATTCTTGTTTCTGGTTTAGATGCTGAAATTAATTGTGACTACATAAAGATTGATGCTGCTTTTATAAATCTCATTTTGAATTCAATTCAAGCTAATCCTGAAGGCGGTACTATTGAAATTAAGATAAAATCCGATCATGATGATGTCATAATTGATTTCATAGATTCCGGCTCAGGTATTCCCGATGAAGTCATGAATCAAATATTTGAACCATTATTTACTACAAAACAGCAAGGCACAGGATTAGGTTTAGCAAGCTGTAAAAATATTGTAGAACTACATAAAGGAAAAATCACTGTTAAAAATAATCCTACCACATTTACAGTTAGATTGCCAAAAAACCTTGAATCTTGA